The segment CAGCGTAAGCAATCGTACAAATCAAAGTGAGCTTCTTATTCATAGGCCCAACCAATACTTGTTGGAAAAAGAAATAAATAAAGATCAGGTAGGTTAAAGGATTAAAAAAACTAATTAATTGAACAACTTCAGGATGATTGGTTTTAGCACTAATAACAAAAGCGGCCTGTTGTAAAATGGAAAATATAATGAATAAAAAAACTACCCAATTTTCTCTGCTTTGACTTCGCTTACGAAGAAAAAAGAGAAAACAGGGTAGTAATAAAGAAAGTCTTGCTATAGTTTCTAAAAACTCCAAATACTAGTTTTGGAGTCAAATATAATGAAGTTTAAAGACTTGTTTAAACCCACTATAAATTACCAGCCAGCTGTTTTAAATGTTTGATCGCTCACCAATCCTTCTTCAGATTCCAATTCGCCTGTAACTTTTACGACGTTGTAGTTTAAAATTGGGTTCATGTTGCTGTCAACACCAACTAAAATAGCTTGGCGGATACCTTGTTCGTTATAACCGGGAACAATTGTAATGCCTGCACAACCAGGTTGAGCAAGGATCTTTTCGATCATTTCTCTTCCCATTGTGTTAGCATAATGCTGTTCAGGGTGTTTGTCGAAAAAACGTTTAGCCATTTCTTCGCCAGCTTCGAATCCTATGTGGCGGCCAATGGTTTCTACTTGTGGTTTTTGAAGTAATTCTTTTTGCATAGTTGTAGGTTTAAGAAGTGAAGTTTAAGACTCTAAATTTTCAAAAATTGAACGCCTATGCAAGAGCCTCTTATGTGAATAAGTAGTAGAGAATACTACAACTCACATTAATCCAACATTTTACATCTTAAAATTCAGGTAATAAGTAATTAGACTAAAGCAATATTACGATAATTTTTACGTAAAATTACTATTTCAAAAATGGGAAATCAACGTGAATTATACACGGGAAAGGCGCAAGTAGTAGTACTGTGTGAAAAAAATGTGCATAAGTGAAAACACTTAGCGATAGTACTTTGGTGAGTTTTAAAAACGTGACTCTGAGTTGTGATTTGAAACCAGCAGCGTTTTAACTTTTCAGCAATCCCGATTTGGCAAATTCTCTTAATGAAATATATAATATCCTGCTTTTGTGATTCCAATCTATAACAAATGTACATTTCCCAGTCGAGGCAAACAAGCGTACTATTGACCAATATTATTTGAACGGGGAATACCACTGAATTGTTGATTTTTGATGCTGGTTTTTGTGTTTAGGGAAAGATTTCTAAGTTCAAACCCATTTTCGGAGATAGTATTCTTTGAAGTATGAAAACTCTGGAGTATTTTGCAGAAACCTCAAAAACCACAATATCCCATGTCTGTTGATTCTAACATTAAGTTCGCCATAGCCGACGATCATAAAATATTTCGTGATGGTATTAAAATGGCTCTCGGCGGCAGACCTCACCTCAAATTAATCTGGGAAGCCGAAGATGGTAAAGACATGATGCACAAGCTTACCATTAAAAAGCCCGACATTCTTTTAATGGATATCCGGATGCCTGAGCTTGATGGAATTAATGCCTTGCAACTGATACGCAAGGAATACGAAGAAGTGAAAATTGTTGTACTGAGTATGTATGACGATCAGCAAATGGTGAGTAAAATGATGGAAATGGGGGCTAATGCATACCTTACAAAAACTACTGATCCCAATGAAATTTACGATGCAATTCTCACATGCATGAACGAGGATTTTTATTTCAACGAACTCGTAAATCAGGCTGTGTTACTGAAACTCAATTACAAAAAAACTGTAAAACAGTTCTACCCTAACTCAACCAAATTCTCTGAAAAAGAGTTGCAGATTTTAAAATTGCTTTCAGAAGATAAAACCACAGAAGAGATATCAAAGATTGTTTTTCTAAGCCCTCGAACGATTGAAACAATAAGACAAAATATGAAAAACAGGGTTGGTGCCAAAACAATTGCAGGGCTTATTGTTTACGGAATGCGAAATCGATTGATAGAGTAAAACCGTAAAAACCACAATTCTAAAGTCAGGTACTACTACCTGTGAAAATGACCAAAAAATTTAACAACTTGCACTCAGATAAATAGTATTCTGTCTTTAACATACATATCCTATGTACACAATGAAAACCGTAAAACCAGCCGACTCAACAACTGACTTAATCAAAGTAGCTATTACAGACGACCACGTGCTGTACCGTGCTGGCGTGAAAACCGCCTTGGGCATGAAAAAGGATATTCAGGTGATTTTCGAAGCCGATAATGGCATGCACCTGTTGAATATGCTAAAGTCAATACAGCCCGATGTTATCTTGCTTGATGTGCAAATGCCCATCATGGATGGCATTGCCACTCTCCCCGAAGTAAAAAAGCTTTACCCTGATATTAAGATCATTATGCTTACCATGCATGATGAACATACTATGATCACCCGTCTGATGGAACTTGGGGCAAATTCATACTTAACCAAGAACTCAGATAGCGAGGTGATCTATGAAGCTATTAAAACCTGTCATGAGCAGGAATATTTCTTCAACACACTTACCAACAAGGCATTAATTGATGGATTAAAAATGAAACGTCAGGGCGATGCAATGATGGGCCATGATGTGAAACTGAACGATAAGGAAATTAATATCCTTCGTTTAATGTGTGAAGAAAAGAGCACAAAGGAAATTGCTGATATCGTTGACCTGAGCCCACGTACAGTTGAAGCCATTCGTGATAAACTCAAATCAAAAATTGGCGCAAGATCTACAGCCGGGTTAATTCTCTATGCTGTAAAACATAATATTATCGAAGGATAAGAAAGATACTTTCAACCAAAACCAACCGCACAGGCGATACTGAAAAGTGTCGCCTCTTTTTTTATTCTACTTTCGCTGTGTATGCCACTTTACTACAGCCTTGACAAAAAGATTTTTTCGGACGATGAGTTGCGTATTCATCCGGATAACCGCTCCTTTCGATATGGAGAAGGACTGTTTGAAACCATCCGTTTGCATAAAGGAATGATTCCGTTGTGGGATTTACATTGGAATCGGTTGAGTGAATCATTGCCCAAATTATATTTTGAATTGCCTCCGCATTTTAATGAAGCAGAATTGAAAGAAGAAATTCTTCGAGTAGCAAAAAGAAATCAGTGCCTTGATGCTGCAAGAGTGCGCATTACTTTTTTTAAAGGCGAAGGCGGTATTTGGGAACGACCAAGTTATCCTTTTCATTTTTTAGTGCAATGCTGGCCATTGGAGAAAAAGGAATTCAGCATGAATGAAAATGGATTGGATATTGGTTTGTTTGAAGCTGGAAGAAAATCCTGCGATAGTTTTTCCAATCTTAAAACCAATAATTACCTGCTGTATGCATTGGCAGCCCAATATGCGAAAGCAGAAAAACTAAATGAATGTCTGGTGCTCAACCAACATGGCCGTGTATGCGATGCAACCATTGCCAATGTGTTTTTCAGCAAAGATGGCATCATTCATACTCCACAACTAGAGGAAGGTTGTATCAATGGTGTGATGCGTCGTCACGTCCTTGAACAACTTCGTAATGCAGGATTCCCGGTAAAGGAAGGAGCTTATTTACCCGACGAAATTGCCGAAGCTGATGAAATTTTCCTAAGCAATGCCATGTATGGCTTGCGTTGGGTGAAAAAATGGGGCGACAGAACTTATCGGTTTCAGCAAGCCTCCACTATTTTTCACCGCTTTATTTCTCCGTTATTTCCGTAAACATTCGGCGGGCGTAATCGTTATACACACATGGCAAAACAACAAGTAAATATCTGCTGGTTCAGGAGAGATCTTCGATTGCATGATAATGCAGCTTTGTATCATTCATTGAAAGATGGCTTGCCTGTTGTGCCCATTTTTGTTTTTGATAAAGCCATCCTGGATAAACTGGATGATAAGAACGATCGACGTGTTGAGTTTATCCACCATGCTATAGCAGATATGCAACAGCAATTGCAAAGCATGGGCAGCAGCATGGAAGTGTATTATGGGGTTCCATCAGATGCGTTTCGTAAGCTAGCTGGAAAATATTCAATCAATAAAGTATTTACCAATCATGATTATGAACCCTATGCACAAGAACGGGATGCAGCAATTCAGCAGCAATTAAATGATGCTGGAATATCCTTTCATACGTATAAAGACCAAGTGATCTTTGAAAAAGATGAAGTGTTGAAAGATGACGGCAAACCTTACACGGTTTTTACTCCTTACAGCAGAAAATGGAAAGCCAAACTCAATGATTTTTATTTAAAGAGCTATCCGGTTGAAGAGTACACAACTAATTTTTTCAAACAGTCACCGGTAGCTATTCCTTCATTAAAGGAAATGGGTTTTGAAGCAGTTGGCTTACCATTCCCTTCTGCAGAAACAAGAAAAGAAATTATCAAAAAATATAAAGAGCAACGGGATTTTCCTGCAATAGATGGTACTAGCCGATTGAGTGTGCATTTACGGTTTGGCACAATTAGCATTCGTGATTTAGCAAGAGAAGCACAAGGATTAAGCGAAGGTTTTTTAAACGAATTGATCTGGCGTGATTTCTATCATATGATCCTTTGGCATTTCCCACAAGTAGGAGAGGGCAAAGCATTCAAAAAAGAATATGATTTTATTGAATGGCGGCATGATGAAAATGATTTTCAGAAATGGTGCGATGGACAAACAGGTTATCCTATTGTTGATGCGGGTATGCGTGAACTCAATGCTACCGGTTTTATGCACAATCGTGTGCGAATGATCGTTGCATCATTTCTTACCAAACATTTGTTGCTCGATTGGCGATGGGGCGAAGCTTATTTCGCAAAAAAATTATTGGACTTTGACCTTGCTGCCAATAACGGCGGTTGGCAATGGGCGGCAGGGAGTGGTTGCGATGCGGCACCTTATTTCCGCATCTTCAATCCGTATTTGCAAACGCAGAAGTTTGATCCGAAGTTGCAATACATCCGCAAGTGGGTTCCCGAGTTTGAAGGATTTGATTATGTAAAACCAATTGTGCAACATGAACTTGCACGTAAGCGTTGCCTCGAAGTGTACAGCAAAGCATTAAAGAAGTAAATCAGGAATGTTGCGTGGCAGTTTGCAGCATTTGTCCCACTGCCTGCATACCTTCTTCGCCAAGATCTAATGAGTAATTGTTTACATAGAGATTAATGTGCTGGCGCATTACCTCTTCACTCATTTCCTGTGAATGTTGTTTCACATAATCTGTTAATAAAGGGTAGTTACTAAATGCAAACTCCAGACTTTTACGAATCAAACGATCAACTTTGTGTTGCTTCTCAACATCAATTCGTTGATGACCAACAATACCTCCTAGCGGAATCGGATAACCGGTTGTTGTCTCCCAATATTCACCAAGATCCATGAGCTTATGTAAACCTTTCTGCTGATAAGTGAAACGATTTTCATGAATGATCACCCCCATATCAACTTTGCCATTTAAAACTGCTTCTTCAATTTCATGAAAAACCATGAACTGTTTTTGTTTTGCATGTGGGAATGCTTGTGAAAATAAAAAATGTGCAGTGGTATTTGTGCCCGGAATTGCAATGGTAGAATTATTCACGAATTGCTGAAGCTCGTCGAGGTTCGTACTTTGTACTTCGTATTTCGTAATTAATAAAGGTCCCACGCCTTTGCCCAACGCACCGCCACTCTTTAATAAGTTATATTGATGACGAACGAGGGGATAGACACCATAGCTGATCTTGGAAAAATCAAGTTTGCCTTCTTTTGCCCATTCGTTCAAGGTTTGTACATCTTCTAACTGTACATCAAATGATAAACCTTCGGTATCAATTTTACCATTTACCAACGCATCGAAAATAAATGTATCGTTGGGGCAAGGAGAAAAGCCAAGTGTGTAAGTCGTCATGAATAACTTTTTATAAACTTTCAATCAAACGAATTAATTCTTTATTCAGATTCTGTACCGCTTCTTTCAGTTTCCATTTCTGTTTGTTACGCTCACCCACATAATTGGAAATGCTTCTGATCTGAACAAACGGAATATTTTCTTTCATACAAACGAGATGCAAAGCTGCACCTTCCATATTTTCGATCTTCGCCTTGTATTTTGTTTCATACAGCTCTGCTGTTTTTTTAGCAGCTGTAATCTGATTCACCGTAACACTTCCAACCAGTGGTAATTTTGTTCGCTCCATCAACACTGTAAATGGATTCACAAGTTTTTTCTGTTTGAAAGGAAATTCATTTGCAGCCAGCAGCTTCAAATCAAATACATCTTTGTAGCCATCCTTTTCCTGCACACCTAAATCTGCCAATGCTTCTTGCTTTATTGCAACCACATCACCCAAATTCAGTGATCTGTCAAATGCCCCGGCAATACCAGCCATGATAACGATATCGGGCTTTTTTACCTGTAAATGCTTCATCAACGAATAGGTTGTATTAATTGCGCCAACTCCTGTAACCAAAAAATCGAGCTGTAAATCAATATAATCGAGCTTATTAGTGGTACGACAATGTTGAATAAAGGGTTTGATTTCCAATACGGTGGCTGAAACAACTAAACAATTCATGCTGCAAATTTCGGGAAGAATAAAACAAATCGGGGAATAACATCAAAATGCCGCTTTCTTATTACCTTTGCGCCCCAACAATTTGGTGGTTTTTGCATGGTTTACTTAACAAGATTAGAACATTTTAATGCGGCACATAAGCTCTACAATCCTAATTGGAGCCTGGAGAAGAATGAAGCCATGTTTGGCAAATGTGCCAACGAAAACTGGCATGGCCATAACTATGATCTGTTTGTTACCATCAAAGGCCAGGTAAATGAAGACACGGGTTTTTTGTTTGATGTAAAGAAACTGAGTGAGCTGATCAAAATTCATGTGCTGGAAAAACTCGATCACAAGAACCTGAATATGGATGTGGATTTCATGCAGGGAAAAATGTGTTCTACTGAAAATCTCGCAAAAGCTATCTGGCAACAACTACAACCACACCTGCCTGCAGAAGTATTGCTTCACTGTATTAAACTCTACGAAACGCCCCGCATTTACGTTGAATATTTTGGAGAATAAACCTTTTGCGACGTACCTTGTTATAGTTGTTCACTCGCCCTGCAAGGTGCTTCTTTGAAAGTTCATGGCAGGTAAAATGTAACCAGGTTTTCTGTCATGCAAAAAAAAGTATCCGTCTTTCGTCACGAACATTTTAACGCTGCCCATCGTTTATACAATCCGGCATGGACAAATGAACGGAATGACCAAGTGTTTGGTAAGTGTAATAATCCTTCATTTCATGGTCATAATTATGAACTGGTAGTGAAAATTACAGGTGTGCCTGATAAAGACACCGGTTATGTGATGGACCTGAAAATATTGAGTGATCTGATAAAGAATGAAATTCTTGAGCGTTTCGATCATAAAAATCTCAATCTTGATACAGTTGAGTTCAAACATTTGAACCCAACAGCAGAGAATATTGCGATTGTGATTCATGATCTGTTGCGTCCGCATATCGAAACAGAAAAAGATTTGCAGATACGTTTGTACGAAACACCAAGAAACTTTGTAGAGTATCCGGCATAATTATAATTAATAAATGATCATTGAGAATTCGGGAGGTGAATTCGTCCTCGAATTTTCAAATTCAAAAATTTTCAAATTCAACCATGGCTTATAAAAAAACAGAACAATACGAAGAAAAGGTTACTTCAGGATTGATCGAGAATTACAGAAGTGCTTTGGATTTATTAGGTGAAGATCCTGAAAGGGAAGGCTTGTTGAAAACGCCAGAACGTGTAGCGAAAGCAATGCAGTATATGACGCAGGGCTACCAGATGGATGCAAAAGCAATTCTTGAAAGCGCCAAATTTCATGAGGAAGTGAGTGAGATGGTGATTGTAAAAGATATTGAGCTTTACAGTATGTGTGAACATCACATGCTTCCATTCTTCGGTAAGGCACATATTGCTTATATCCCCAATGGTTATATTACAGGGTTGAGCAAACTGGCAAGAGTGGTGGATGTGTATAGTCGCCGTTTGCAGGTACAGGAACGATTAACGACACAAATACTTGAAGCTATCAAGGAGTCGTTGAATCCAATGGGTGTGGCAGTGGTAGTAGAAGCCCAACATTTATGCATGATGATGCGTGGTGTGCAAAAGCAAAATTCAGTAACAACAACTTCAGCTTTTTCAGGCGAATTTCAGAAACAGGCTACACGTAGCGAATTCCTGAAACTGATCTCCGGCAAGTTCAATTAAATTTTTCTTTTTTTCGATAGTGGAAGTCTGTTGTAATTATTGCAACAGACTTCTTTATTTTTGGCCATTAAATATTCATTATGAAACATGCGTTTGTATTTCCGGGCCAGGGTTCTCAGTTTAGTGGAATGGGAAAGAATTTGTATGATGCAGGAGTATCGGCCCAACGATTGTTTGAATTAGCTAACGAAATTTTAGGTTTCCGTATTTCTGATATCATGTTCAATGGAACAGATGAAGACCTGAAACAAACGAACGTAACACAGCCGGCTGTATTCTTACACTCAGCCATTGCTTATAAAACCATTGAATCGGCAAAGCCCGATATGGTGGCAGGACATTCATTGGGTGAATTCAGTGCATTAGTGGCGAATGGAGTGTTGAGTTTTGAAGATGCTTTGCAGTTAGTAAGCGTTCGTGCAACTGCTATGCAAAAGGCCTGTCAGTTGAATCCATCAACCATGGCAGCAGTACTTGCACTGGCAGATGAGAAAGTGGAAGAAGTGTGTAAGCAAGTGCAGGAAGAAACAGGTGAAATTGTTGTGCCGGCGAATTACAACTGCCCCGGACAATTAGTGATTAGCGGTTCATTAAAAGGAATTGATATTGCCTGCGAACGTATGAAAGCCGCCGGTGCAAAACGTGCATTGGTGTTACCCGTTGGCGGTGCGTTTCACAGTCCTTTGATGGAGCCTGCACGTGAAGAATTAAAAGCAAAAATTGAAAGCACAAATTTTTATACACCGCAATGTGCGATTTACCAAAACGTAGTTGCAAAAGCAGTGTTGGATAAAGATGAGATCAAACAAAATTTAATTGATCAATTGACCGGCGCTGTACGCTGGACCCAAAGTGTGCAATCAATGATCGCCGATGGTGCCAGTAAGTTTACAGAAGTCGGTCCGGGTAAAGTATTGCAGGGCTTGGTGCAGAAAATCAATAAAGAAATGGTTGTAGAAGGAGTGAATTAATTGACGTACGAAGTAAGATGTACGAAACCGCTGCAGCGATTACAAACCCTGACGGTGGCCGGAATCGTTAAGCAGAAAAAAAAGAAGCCGCAACTAAGTTGCGGCTTCTTTCTTAAATGGGCACACTACAGTTGATCCACTCAGGATCAAAATTCGCATTATACTTTTTATAGAAATTAATAGCAGGCTCATTCCACTCCAACACCTGCCACACAATTCCGCTCAGCTTTTTTTCTTTTGCTTCAACGATCAATTGATCGAATAATAATTTACCAATGCCTTTTCCTCTTGCCTGTTCGGTCACAAGAATATCTTCCAGATACATGCGTTGGCCTTTCCAGGTGGAGTAGCGGATGTAATACAACGCAAAGCCAAGCACAAGCTCATTCTCTTCTGCTACAAATGCCCACCACACAGGATTTGTTCCAAAACCACTTTCAACAAAATGTTCCAGTGTAACGGTTACTTCCTCTGGTGCTTTTTCATATAGTGCCAGCTCTTTTATAAGTTCCAGCAAGCGGGGGCAATCGTCTTTTGTTGCTCTTCGAATAGTAATACTCATAATTAAATAGTTTCATTTTCGTCTGACGGTATAAGGGCCGTGCCGACGAAATTATTTTTTTCTTGTTGCTTTAAATGTTCCGTTAGGTTGAACAAAGTATAGTGCAGTTACTTCACCTGCATCATTCTTCTCAAACCGAACACTAAAACCTGAAACAATCTTTAAATTAAATACATCAGGCTTTACAGGAATTAATTCATAATCGGTTTGACCGGTTACAAAAGCAACCAATGTTTTTTCACCTTTTATATAAACTTTTACGAGCGTTGGCCCGGGTAATTCGTACTCGCCAACATATTTTTCAAGATCAGCTTTGCTGACATCAATTGTTTCTACTTTCTTTTTAAACTCAATATCTTTTACACCTGCCTGCAGTGGCAGTGAAAGTGATTCGATCTCTCCTTTGATATTAATATTGAATTGTCCTTTCATCGCATCATCTTCTCCTGCATCAACACCATCAGCCACAGGTATAAAGTTGAAATAGTTGAAATGATAATGTTTTACTTTAAACGTGAGCGCATTATACTTTGCAACGAGTGAATCTTTTTGTTGCTCGATCGTTAATGTACCATAACCTTCATTGGTAAATGTTCCGGCATAATCGGTGATAGCATGTGTAGGCCTTGTACCCATCTTGCGTTGCGTACTGTCAGCTTTCAGTTTTTCTTTCGCTGCTGCTTTTGCTTTATCAACGGCTGTTTTTTGCGTGCGGTGCCAGTCTTTATATTTCAATCCAAGTAATTTATCCGCAATTGTATTGCGGATAATACCCGGGATTGGTGAGCCGTTTTGATTCACTGATACAAAAATGCCAATGCTGTCAGTTGGGAAAAAAGAAGTGCTGCTGCTGAAGCCATCAATATTACCGCCATGCTCTACACGATAATGACCACGATAGTTTGCAAGAAACCACGCAAAGCCGTAATTACTGAGGAATACATCGGGTTGCTCTTTGGTAGGCAATCCCGCACCTGTCACCATTTGTGAACTGATCGCTTGATTGTAATAAGCAGCCGGAAGAATTTCTTTACCATTGAATTTGCCTCCGTTCACCCACATCATTACCCAGTTGGCCATATCTTTTGCATTGGAGTTGATGGAACCCGCAGGTCCGATTCCATCGATGTTCATAAATTTCATTTTTGTTATTGCTCCATCTTTCTCATTGTAACCAAATGAATAATCAGGAGATTTAACATGGTCGTTCATAGATGTGTTGGACGCCGTCATGTTCAATGGCGTGAAGAGATGTTCTCTCACTAGTACATCCCAACTCTTACCACTTAATTTTTCTGCCAATACACCTTGCGCCAGAAACATAAAGTTATTGTACTGCCATGCTCTCCGCAACGGAGCCGTTTTTTCAAAATAGCGGATGATGTAGATCAGGCTGTCTCTCTTAGTACGTGAACCATACCATGCAAGATCGTGTCGTGGCAAACCGGTACGGTGGCTCATCATATCTCTTGCAGTTACATGATTGTTCAATTCATCATCAATAAAACGTAGCTCAGGTAAGTATTGCGTAACGGGTTTATCCAGATCAAGCTTGCCTTCTTTCATCGGAAAAGCCAGTAGTGATGAAGTGAATGCTTTTGTACAACTGCCAATGGCAAACAATGTGTTTTCAGTAACCGGCACTTTGTTTTCGTAATCCTTATACCCAAAACCTCTTGTCATGATCACTTTGTTCTTTTCCACTACAGCAACGGTTACACCAGCTGCACTCCATTCTTTTAAAATGCGGTTGATGAATGTGTCAAGACCGGCTAAACGTTTCTCGGTTGTTTGTGCGTTTGCTGATTGCAACAGTATTACTGCAATGCAGAGAAAGAACATTTTTTTCATGTAGCGATGTTTTGGTTTGTATTTCGTCGGTACGGTTATTAAACCGTCAGACGAATTTTATATAGACAGTAATGCCTGTTCAAAATCATTGATCAGATCTTTCACATCTTCAATGCCAGCTGAAATACGCAACAGGTTATCAGGTGTTGGTGAAAGATCGCCTTCAATTGATTTACGGTGCTCAATTAAACTCTCTACGCCACCCAAACTTGTTGCGTGTGTAAACAAC is part of the Lacibacter sediminis genome and harbors:
- a CDS encoding GNAT family N-acetyltransferase, encoding MSITIRRATKDDCPRLLELIKELALYEKAPEEVTVTLEHFVESGFGTNPVWWAFVAEENELVLGFALYYIRYSTWKGQRMYLEDILVTEQARGKGIGKLLFDQLIVEAKEKKLSGIVWQVLEWNEPAINFYKKYNANFDPEWINCSVPI
- a CDS encoding aminotransferase class IV, with the protein product MPLYYSLDKKIFSDDELRIHPDNRSFRYGEGLFETIRLHKGMIPLWDLHWNRLSESLPKLYFELPPHFNEAELKEEILRVAKRNQCLDAARVRITFFKGEGGIWERPSYPFHFLVQCWPLEKKEFSMNENGLDIGLFEAGRKSCDSFSNLKTNNYLLYALAAQYAKAEKLNECLVLNQHGRVCDATIANVFFSKDGIIHTPQLEEGCINGVMRRHVLEQLRNAGFPVKEGAYLPDEIAEADEIFLSNAMYGLRWVKKWGDRTYRFQQASTIFHRFISPLFP
- a CDS encoding cryptochrome/photolyase family protein, with the translated sequence MAKQQVNICWFRRDLRLHDNAALYHSLKDGLPVVPIFVFDKAILDKLDDKNDRRVEFIHHAIADMQQQLQSMGSSMEVYYGVPSDAFRKLAGKYSINKVFTNHDYEPYAQERDAAIQQQLNDAGISFHTYKDQVIFEKDEVLKDDGKPYTVFTPYSRKWKAKLNDFYLKSYPVEEYTTNFFKQSPVAIPSLKEMGFEAVGLPFPSAETRKEIIKKYKEQRDFPAIDGTSRLSVHLRFGTISIRDLAREAQGLSEGFLNELIWRDFYHMILWHFPQVGEGKAFKKEYDFIEWRHDENDFQKWCDGQTGYPIVDAGMRELNATGFMHNRVRMIVASFLTKHLLLDWRWGEAYFAKKLLDFDLAANNGGWQWAAGSGCDAAPYFRIFNPYLQTQKFDPKLQYIRKWVPEFEGFDYVKPIVQHELARKRCLEVYSKALKK
- a CDS encoding 6-pyruvoyl trahydropterin synthase family protein, translated to MQKKVSVFRHEHFNAAHRLYNPAWTNERNDQVFGKCNNPSFHGHNYELVVKITGVPDKDTGYVMDLKILSDLIKNEILERFDHKNLNLDTVEFKHLNPTAENIAIVIHDLLRPHIETEKDLQIRLYETPRNFVEYPA
- the fabD gene encoding ACP S-malonyltransferase, yielding MKHAFVFPGQGSQFSGMGKNLYDAGVSAQRLFELANEILGFRISDIMFNGTDEDLKQTNVTQPAVFLHSAIAYKTIESAKPDMVAGHSLGEFSALVANGVLSFEDALQLVSVRATAMQKACQLNPSTMAAVLALADEKVEEVCKQVQEETGEIVVPANYNCPGQLVISGSLKGIDIACERMKAAGAKRALVLPVGGAFHSPLMEPAREELKAKIESTNFYTPQCAIYQNVVAKAVLDKDEIKQNLIDQLTGAVRWTQSVQSMIADGASKFTEVGPGKVLQGLVQKINKEMVVEGVN
- a CDS encoding response regulator transcription factor; protein product: MSVDSNIKFAIADDHKIFRDGIKMALGGRPHLKLIWEAEDGKDMMHKLTIKKPDILLMDIRMPELDGINALQLIRKEYEEVKIVVLSMYDDQQMVSKMMEMGANAYLTKTTDPNEIYDAILTCMNEDFYFNELVNQAVLLKLNYKKTVKQFYPNSTKFSEKELQILKLLSEDKTTEEISKIVFLSPRTIETIRQNMKNRVGAKTIAGLIVYGMRNRLIE
- the mqnB gene encoding futalosine hydrolase, with protein sequence MNCLVVSATVLEIKPFIQHCRTTNKLDYIDLQLDFLVTGVGAINTTYSLMKHLQVKKPDIVIMAGIAGAFDRSLNLGDVVAIKQEALADLGVQEKDGYKDVFDLKLLAANEFPFKQKKLVNPFTVLMERTKLPLVGSVTVNQITAAKKTAELYETKYKAKIENMEGAALHLVCMKENIPFVQIRSISNYVGERNKQKWKLKEAVQNLNKELIRLIESL
- a CDS encoding 6-pyruvoyl trahydropterin synthase family protein — protein: MVYLTRLEHFNAAHKLYNPNWSLEKNEAMFGKCANENWHGHNYDLFVTIKGQVNEDTGFLFDVKKLSELIKIHVLEKLDHKNLNMDVDFMQGKMCSTENLAKAIWQQLQPHLPAEVLLHCIKLYETPRIYVEYFGE
- the folE gene encoding GTP cyclohydrolase I FolE, whose translation is MAYKKTEQYEEKVTSGLIENYRSALDLLGEDPEREGLLKTPERVAKAMQYMTQGYQMDAKAILESAKFHEEVSEMVIVKDIELYSMCEHHMLPFFGKAHIAYIPNGYITGLSKLARVVDVYSRRLQVQERLTTQILEAIKESLNPMGVAVVVEAQHLCMMMRGVQKQNSVTTTSAFSGEFQKQATRSEFLKLISGKFN
- a CDS encoding 1,4-dihydroxy-6-naphthoate synthase — its product is MTTYTLGFSPCPNDTFIFDALVNGKIDTEGLSFDVQLEDVQTLNEWAKEGKLDFSKISYGVYPLVRHQYNLLKSGGALGKGVGPLLITKYEVQSTNLDELQQFVNNSTIAIPGTNTTAHFLFSQAFPHAKQKQFMVFHEIEEAVLNGKVDMGVIIHENRFTYQQKGLHKLMDLGEYWETTTGYPIPLGGIVGHQRIDVEKQHKVDRLIRKSLEFAFSNYPLLTDYVKQHSQEMSEEVMRQHINLYVNNYSLDLGEEGMQAVGQMLQTATQHS
- a CDS encoding response regulator transcription factor: MKTVKPADSTTDLIKVAITDDHVLYRAGVKTALGMKKDIQVIFEADNGMHLLNMLKSIQPDVILLDVQMPIMDGIATLPEVKKLYPDIKIIMLTMHDEHTMITRLMELGANSYLTKNSDSEVIYEAIKTCHEQEYFFNTLTNKALIDGLKMKRQGDAMMGHDVKLNDKEINILRLMCEEKSTKEIADIVDLSPRTVEAIRDKLKSKIGARSTAGLILYAVKHNIIEG
- a CDS encoding serine hydrolase; the encoded protein is MKKMFFLCIAVILLQSANAQTTEKRLAGLDTFINRILKEWSAAGVTVAVVEKNKVIMTRGFGYKDYENKVPVTENTLFAIGSCTKAFTSSLLAFPMKEGKLDLDKPVTQYLPELRFIDDELNNHVTARDMMSHRTGLPRHDLAWYGSRTKRDSLIYIIRYFEKTAPLRRAWQYNNFMFLAQGVLAEKLSGKSWDVLVREHLFTPLNMTASNTSMNDHVKSPDYSFGYNEKDGAITKMKFMNIDGIGPAGSINSNAKDMANWVMMWVNGGKFNGKEILPAAYYNQAISSQMVTGAGLPTKEQPDVFLSNYGFAWFLANYRGHYRVEHGGNIDGFSSSTSFFPTDSIGIFVSVNQNGSPIPGIIRNTIADKLLGLKYKDWHRTQKTAVDKAKAAAKEKLKADSTQRKMGTRPTHAITDYAGTFTNEGYGTLTIEQQKDSLVAKYNALTFKVKHYHFNYFNFIPVADGVDAGEDDAMKGQFNINIKGEIESLSLPLQAGVKDIEFKKKVETIDVSKADLEKYVGEYELPGPTLVKVYIKGEKTLVAFVTGQTDYELIPVKPDVFNLKIVSGFSVRFEKNDAGEVTALYFVQPNGTFKATRKK